The DNA window AGCGACTCAGGAAACGTTTTGTGATGTGCCCGTCAGCCTGTCAGTTTTGTGATAGTACATCTGAGGATGAATGGCATCTTTTTCTGACTTGTATTGTTACTAATCAGTGTTGGAGGACAGCAGGTTTGTCTCATCTTATCGATTCCCGATTACATTCCTTTCAAGATATTAAATCTCTTATCTTTGATATCTGCTCGAAGGAAAGCCGGGAAGTTGCAGGTAGATTCGCAGTCATGTTAGATGGTATTTGGAAAAACAGGAATGACTATGTTTGGCATAATGAACAAGAAGAAGCGTCAGCTTTGGGTTTAAAATCGAATTACGTTTGGAATGAGTGGTTCCAAGCCCAAGAGAGAATGGCTGGAAATGCTAGTTCCAATCATGTTCTTGAGTGGAGTCCACCTCCCGTGGGTTGGCTTAAATGTAATGTTGATGCGGCTTTCAATAATAACAACGGCACTACTAATAGGGGGTGGTGTGTGCGTAATCACTTTGGCAACTTTATCTATGCAGGTACAGCATGGGACCCAGGAACTCTACTCGTCTTTGAAGCTGAAGCCTTGGCCCTTAAAGAGGCCATCCTTGGGGCTATATCCTCGAATTTGGAGTTCGTAATTTTTGAAAGTGATTCCCAAATTGTTACACAAGCTGTCCACTCAAATAAAAAGGGTAACTCTGAGTTTTGTCTTATTATTGATTATATTTGTAGTTTATTGAGGTCCTTCaaaaactttgaggtaaagtttgtcaaacgtcaagcgaattcggttgctcaTTCCCTTGCaagggcggccaattcttgggctCGACGTAGTTTATTGAGTTCGACTCCTCTTTGTATTGAACATCTTTTGATTAATGAAAGTCGTTAAGTgtgttttattcaaaaaaaaaaagtgatacaCCCCTATTTTGCTTTAAATAAATATGTCCGAAGATGCACTTCTAAAAAAAATTCTCCCCTAACCTTTTTAATTGTTCATGTTCCTAACCTTTAATAATAGGTTGAGATCATGGAATTTAGAATTTTATTTGTGAACTCTGGGAATGAAAAACAGAATAGGAAGTTCAAAAAAGTGAACGATGGTGGTTTTGGTCAATCTCAATCTATGAGAATAATCGCAATGGTGGTGATTGGCATGGCCATGGCCATGATCGTGCTCATCGACATGGTTATGGTTATGGGAATTTTAAGAATGAACAAAGTTCTAAGGATGGAACGATTTGGATGAGGAAGGATTAACAATGTTGGGGAAATCGAGACATAGTTTGGTGTTCTTGttaatgttaattaattttagtgttttatatatatttttaaaatatgtaaTCAATTGTTATTATGTCTCGTATAGAAACTCattaaataattatgaaaaaGTGAAACAAAAGAAGTTTACAAAGATGCGTCTCCAGAATATTTAGGAAAAACATCTTCGAattaaattttaacaaaatagGTGTCTTATCAATTTGCGTTGAGGAGTGTGTAAAAAAGGTCCGTCAGGAGATATATATCTGGATGCTAAAGGCAGTTCTGACTTTTCACGGTGGTGGGGGAACACCCCTAAGAGTGGGAAAAGTAACTCCCTTTAGAAATTTATTTTCCACCCTTATATGTGTTCTCTCACCACCTTGAAAAGTCCCAACTGTCGGTAGCGTCTGGAGATGCATTTCCATACGCAACTTTTTTAAGTCATTCCTCAAAGCAAATTGATGAGGCACCCTATTATGCAAAAAA is part of the Vicia villosa cultivar HV-30 ecotype Madison, WI linkage group LG2, Vvil1.0, whole genome shotgun sequence genome and encodes:
- the LOC131648560 gene encoding uncharacterized protein LOC131648560, whose product is MLNAFWWGGGKEGGGIRWMAWDRLACPKEEGGIGFRDFKAFNMAMVAKQGWSLLSKPDTLVSRIFKARYFPNNSFLDSSLGYNPSFVWRSIWKSREVLTLGCRWCIGDGSQINIMQEPWFRGSSDGKLGGPQKQEVYHLSVNNLMQVNVKQWDVDIIRDLFDASDMEKILSVPLTEEVAEDKMIWKDEKDGVYSVRTGYNLWRNACWRTAGLSHLIDSRLHSFQDIKSLIFDICSKESREVAGRFAVMLDGIWKNRNDYVWHNEQEEASALGLKSNYVWNEWFQAQERMAGNASSNHVLEWSPPPVGWLKCNVDAAFNNNNGTTNRGWCVRNHFGNFIYAGTAWDPGTLLVFEAEALALKEAILGAISSNLEFVIFESDSQIVTQAVHSNKKGNSEFCLIIDYICSLLRSFKNFEVKFVKRQANSVAHSLARAANSWARRSLLSSTPLCIEHLLINESR